The Phycodurus eques isolate BA_2022a chromosome 8, UOR_Pequ_1.1, whole genome shotgun sequence nucleotide sequence TGAATGCAAGTTTGAGGTCCACCAGCTCGCTGTCTTTGAGCCGGAGGTCATCTTCCAGCTTCTCCAGGATCAGCGAGTACGACTCGCTCACCTTCTTCTTCCACTCATCTTAAGCGGCAGACAAAATGAGTTTCTCATCCGTTACTCAGTGTACAGCATATAGAATGATCCattcgtccattttctatatcgcttatcctcattagagcCGTAACGTAACCTCTTATATTTGTTCTGGTAATTGAgttgtttttcataaaattggTTCATTAAAACAGATTTCTTAACTTTTCATTTTTCTCTTGATAaatcaaactgtttaatttattGTCAAtagaaaatgaagaagaaaaaagactggtaacatttgaatatatatagcattttattttgtcaaatcattgtttaatttattacaATCGAATAGATTTTAATATTGAAAATTATGCCTATTCCGGCAAAGTTTTTGCCGAGATGCGAGGCAcggcctgaactggtcgccagccaatcgcagggcacatatgacaaaggagcattcacactcatattgaCACCTGAGGACAATTTGGAGCCgtgggtgtcaaagtcattttttgtcgcaggccacatcaCTGTTTTGGTGTCCCTCACAGGGCCGCTAAGTATATAGTAAACATACAACTCATCATGTTATTACATGCACACGATTGTTATTACATACTCACAATTGCcctaaaaatgattctgatattAGAAAATCGaacttgaaatgaaaaatgtattcagaAACTTTCAATTGGAATTAATAGGAATTGAGAAGAATAAACAGGAATAAAACTGAAATTTACCAAACTGAATGTTGTCTCTTAATAGCGAACgtaaatacagtttttaaaaaaaatctgagttttttttaagttggaCGGCTTCATCACATCTCAGATGGATTTGCATCTCCAAATTGGTTCAAAATGCTGCGGCTCGTCTTTTAACTGGAACATGCCAAGAGGGAACGCCGAAATCCTATTCTGGATTTTAAGAGTTCATTTTCAGATTCTTCTGTTTGTCTTCAAATGTCGAAATGGTCTTGCTCCGCTTTTCCACTTTATtgagtctttttcttttttttccccctccatttatttgtttttaactttgttcatgttttattgCTCCTAATTAACATGATGTTCAATTGTCCTTAGTTGGCTTTGTATTTATGTACGCCACTTGGTTTTAGCTGCAGTTGTTCTTCAGGTGCTCTACAAATAAAATTGCGCTGAGTGCAGTCTAGGCAAATAATCATTCCCGCCTACGGCTGGCCAATTTTgtaatcttcaattaaccgaagAGGTTTGGAACGCAGGAGGACACCGAACTAACCAGACAAACGCACGCGAGCACGGGTacagcatgcaaactccacacgggaaggccggagcccaagattcgaaccccaaaccgCAGAACTGTCAAGCGGCTGTGGCTAACCAACATTTCACCTTGCTCCCCCTCACACTGCTTCTGGTTAACAACTACAAAATTTCAAAGTTGAACACGCCACAGCAGACCAGCTAAACACTCGTCCGCCGCGCTACCCACGTGGAATCAATAGCATTCAAAAGGACAAAATGTCACCCCCGCCAGTCCAGTACCTGTACACGTCTGCGATGGTCTGGATTTGTAGTTCCCCATTGATAAGGTCTCGTGTCCCGTGTGTTGGCGTAAAGGCCGTCAGTCATACAATCGCTCCCTCTGCCACAATTGCACATGTCCCGATAAAGACGGGATCATGGCGGCGGGCTAAAAATAATAACGGCCAAACAAACGCCGACAACTGATCTCCCTTCATCGCCGTGacacgtgagtgtgtgtgtgtgtgtgtatgtgacatAGCAGGTAATCCTTCTGTTCAAAGGTTCACGGGGCGGAGGGTTTCATCTCGTCCCTTTGGGGAACAACTAATGAAAAATCTCAATGTCCCACTGTTTAAAGCTGAAACCTTTGTGGTATTTTGcccatttttccttttttttttttttgcaaataaatgctctaaatCAGGGGTCCTTAAGCACCGGGCGAGGGACTTGTATTGGGCCGCAGGGCGGTTGGGTCCCAGGTCAGGCAGAGATAATGAACAAAAGTATTGTATTCATCATCAGTCTGAATAAAGTTTTAGTTTGAAAATCGGGCGCGTCCGCCCGTTCCGATGTCAAAATACTCGACTCGgtaatgaaaaacaattaagGCCACAAGCTAGCaacaatgagtaaaaaaaaaaaaaaaaacaattatttgaaaagggGAACAGGCCAAATAATGAGACAAGAACCttccagaaaaacaaaagttgtgGTTTATTGGTTGTTGACGAGCACACGTAACCCACGCTGCATAATTTATTGCGACAGACTCGCAAATGAGGCGATGAAGACATCAAAACTGCTTCGGCACATGCACTCCGCATTAAAAGAAAAGCCTTTGGACTTTTCTGGAACAATAAAAGATTACCCCAAAATGGCACCGGCtcgttgaagagaaacaagcgCAGCGCTCGCACTAATAACAGCGCCTACATTCAGTGTCATGGTGATTTGtatatttaacctttttttctccatttctaTAATGGTCCCTCAAAATGTGTCTTTACATGAAATCGTTCTGTGGctttagaaaaaacaaaaaatgtaaaagttggAACCTGCGGCTCTAAATGATagtatttctttaaaaacaaaaactcaaacatATACCTAGAAATAGCTAAATAAGAGGAACTGATAATTTTGCagtggtctcattttttttccagtgctgtactaagctacaagggctgagaaattgcttttttttgactattctgagtttatttgttcggCAATAAATTAGATTTTAGTGGCTTCTGTAGTTCAAAGCACATTCACGCTGATGTGCACGGTTTACACTAACAGCATCATCACATCTTGGCTGGATCACTATAATGCATGCACTtgactttggagtcagccagtcctccctcAAAGCGTGTCCAGTTAGTCCAGCATGCTGCTGCTCGCCTCATAACTGGTTCATGATCTCCGTGTGATGTCATGATAGAGTTCTTTCCGGAAGTTCAGCATCTCCTGCAGATTCTTACACTGCAGGGCCTCGTGCACAGAGATCAGCTTTGTGTCTTTGGGTACGTTGAAGGCACATCTGCCCAGGACGGCCTGCAGCATGTTTAGCGACAAGGAGAACGAGTGTCGTTGGTCCTCGCAAatgggaaacaaacaaacggtCCACAAACTACAGCTGGACACGTCACCGGAAAACCTCAAACCATGACCGTCCAGACCCCAGAGGGACACGCAGGTGTCCAGAGTCACACCAAAAAGAGTCAACGCTTCCATAGATTCGGAAGCTTTCACGCAACATTTTAAGTTGTCGTCGATTCCGAAGACGACTGTTAAGAAGCCAGTTCTTTCCCGTTGGGTCACACACAGCGAATGCATGAAGACCCCATCGGGCACCGAGGTATCGGGTCTGACCCAGCAGCTGCTGACCACTGAGCCCCTGCCGACGGACACTCTCTCTCCCAGTCTGGAGTACTCCACCACGGATCCGGCTCCCACAGAGCAACTAGGTTCCAGGACGCTGTGCATCACGCAGGATGCCGCATCTGCCTTTTCATTCGGGTGTACGCTGAACGCAGACGACAGGAGACCCAACTCGCTCCTCAGGGCGTCATCCTCTGTGAGGTGGAAGATGTATTCCGTCGTGGTCCCGATGTGATAAAACTTGGAGTTATTGAGGAGGATCACGTTTAGCGGCGTTCCTCTGAGAAGACGGAAAATCTTCTGGCGGATTTCCACCAGGCCGCCGTCCTGTTTGGTGACATTGGCCGTGTTGCGGGTGTATTCTATCGAGGCCAGCGGGCCTAACGCTTGGAGGAAATCGCCGTACGCGTCGATCTCGCACTCCAACGGTCCGACCTC carries:
- the fpgt gene encoding fucose-1-phosphate guanylyltransferase, translating into MDSGAKEVNEDCVRQLKMATREKLKKFNSLRGRELESGEFWDVVAVTAADEWQKDAYDLQIQAKVERKELPLGIPYKVFSDPPGCKIGNGGSTLHALQQLSDIYGPTLCRLRVILIHAGGSSQRLPSASALGKIFAAVPLGEPLYQMLELKLAIYVDFPAQMKPGVLVTCADDIELYSIARDESVAFDKPGFTALAHPSPLSIGTTHGVFVLEPCEETACSEMETRSCLRFLHKPSVDAMRDTGAVCQRRSGSVISDGEFVYTDSSYYVDFDTSQCLLGVLKEVGPLECEIDAYGDFLQALGPLASIEYTRNTANVTKQDGGLVEIRQKIFRLLRGTPLNVILLNNSKFYHIGTTTEYIFHLTEDDALRSELGLLSSAFSVHPNEKADAASCVMHSVLEPSCSVGAGSVVEYSRLGERVSVGRGSVVSSCWVRPDTSVPDGVFMHSLCVTQRERTGFLTVVFGIDDNLKCCVKASESMEALTLFGVTLDTCVSLWGLDGHGLRFSGDVSSCSLWTVCLFPICEDQRHSFSLSLNMLQAVLGRCAFNVPKDTKLISVHEALQCKNLQEMLNFRKELYHDITRRS